One stretch of Bordetella avium DNA includes these proteins:
- a CDS encoding LysE family translocator yields the protein MNLSTLVLFALASTVIIATPGPTVLLAMTNGARHGWRMAAWGMAGAILADLALVSVVACGLGVLLAASETAFQALKWVGAAYLAYLGWRLLRQDAARPSDGPTAPARKQAVFTRSFLVALSNPKALIFMSAFLPQFINTQTPQTPQYLALAATLAVLNLLAMLIYAGLGIRLARGLPHLRWLNRLCGATLIGLGATLALYRRS from the coding sequence ATGAACCTATCCACCCTTGTGCTGTTCGCCCTTGCCTCGACCGTGATTATCGCCACGCCCGGCCCTACCGTTTTGCTGGCGATGACCAATGGCGCGCGCCATGGCTGGCGCATGGCGGCCTGGGGTATGGCCGGCGCCATTCTGGCCGATCTGGCCCTGGTCAGTGTCGTAGCCTGCGGCCTGGGCGTGCTGCTGGCGGCATCCGAAACCGCCTTCCAGGCCCTCAAATGGGTGGGCGCGGCCTATCTGGCCTATCTGGGTTGGCGTCTGCTTCGCCAGGACGCCGCGCGGCCAAGCGACGGCCCCACCGCCCCGGCCCGCAAGCAGGCGGTCTTCACGCGCAGCTTTCTGGTGGCCCTGTCCAATCCCAAGGCGCTGATCTTCATGTCTGCCTTTTTGCCCCAGTTCATCAACACACAAACGCCTCAGACGCCGCAGTATCTGGCCTTGGCCGCCACCCTGGCCGTGCTCAATCTGCTGGCCATGCTGATCTACGCCGGCCTGGGCATCCGGCTGGCGCGCGGCCTGCCTCATCTGCGCTGGCTCAACCGGCTATGCGGCGCCACCCTCATCGGGCTGGGCGCCACCCTGGCGCTTTACCGGCGCTCTTGA
- a CDS encoding acyl-CoA dehydrogenase family protein has translation MSARQAWLQWPFLDERHRILGRELDAWCHTHLSDIDEADVYAACRRLVQALGEGGWLRYSVPQEGAATLDARSLCVIRETLASHHALADFAFAMQGLGSGAISLAGSAAQRAAYLPEVASGRSIAAFALSEPEAGSDVAALSCRAEAQSDGFVLNGHKTWISNGGLADFYCVFARTGEPGSRGISAFIVDADTPGLVIEERIDVMSPHPLALLRFDRCRVPASQLLGDLNQGFKLAMRTLDVFRISVAAAALGFARRALAEGLDYASQRKMFGQTLADFQLTQAAFGEAATEIDQSALLTYRAAWVRDVPQQSSTMETAMAKMAATESAQQVIDRVLQMFGGRGVVRGNVLERLYRDIRSLRIYEGATEVQKLIISRELMRRHQERR, from the coding sequence ATGAGCGCGCGGCAAGCCTGGTTGCAATGGCCTTTTCTGGACGAGCGTCATCGTATTTTGGGGCGCGAACTCGATGCCTGGTGCCATACGCATCTAAGCGATATTGACGAGGCCGATGTGTATGCGGCTTGCCGCCGCCTGGTGCAGGCATTGGGGGAGGGCGGCTGGTTGCGCTACAGCGTGCCCCAGGAGGGCGCGGCCACGCTGGATGCCCGCAGTCTTTGCGTGATTCGGGAAACCTTGGCCAGCCATCATGCTCTGGCGGATTTCGCCTTCGCCATGCAGGGTCTGGGAAGCGGTGCGATCTCGCTGGCGGGCAGCGCCGCCCAGCGGGCGGCCTATCTGCCGGAGGTCGCCAGCGGGCGCAGCATTGCCGCCTTCGCGTTGTCGGAGCCCGAGGCCGGCTCCGATGTGGCGGCTCTGTCCTGCCGGGCTGAGGCGCAGTCCGACGGCTTTGTGCTCAATGGTCATAAAACCTGGATTTCGAATGGCGGGCTGGCCGATTTTTATTGCGTATTTGCCCGCACGGGCGAGCCGGGATCGCGCGGCATCTCGGCCTTTATCGTCGATGCGGACACCCCGGGCCTGGTCATCGAAGAGCGGATCGACGTGATGTCGCCTCATCCGCTGGCCTTGCTGCGTTTCGATCGGTGCCGGGTGCCGGCCAGCCAATTGCTGGGCGATCTGAATCAGGGATTCAAACTGGCCATGCGCACGCTGGATGTATTCCGGATTTCGGTCGCGGCGGCGGCGCTGGGTTTTGCCCGCCGGGCGCTGGCCGAAGGCCTGGATTACGCCAGTCAACGCAAAATGTTCGGGCAGACACTGGCCGATTTCCAGCTTACACAGGCGGCCTTTGGTGAGGCCGCGACCGAGATAGACCAGTCTGCCCTCCTGACCTACCGGGCAGCCTGGGTGCGCGATGTGCCGCAGCAATCTTCAACCATGGAAACCGCGATGGCGAAAATGGCCGCCACCGAATCCGCTCAGCAGGTCATCGATCGGGTGTTGCAGATGTTCGGCGGCCGGGGCGTGGTGCGCGGCAATGTGCTGGAGCGGCTATACCGGGATATCCGCTCATTGCGTATCTACGAGGGTGCAACCGAAGTACAGAAACTCATCATCAGCCGCGAGCTGATGCGCCGCCATCAAGAGCGCCGGTAA
- a CDS encoding tripartite tricarboxylate transporter substrate binding protein, which translates to MKHLLIKPMVASLALCLGTAAFAADYPSNPVSLVVGYGAGGGTDVCNRVLAQDVGKRIGQTLVIENKPGAGSSLSVSYITRQRPDGYSIASLSTGGVLNQVLNPGNKYDVVKDLTPIAMVAQYQVGLLVRADSPHKNLADLVAAAKRKSLSYSTAGIGTPQHLTTERLGQAIGSRWVHVPYKSGPETISALMRGDVDFMAQTAEWVPYVRDGRLRLLAVYTDERMQGFDAPTLKEQGYDLVAPSLLGISGPAGMDPAIVKRLQDAFQGATATPEFAHCADQFGLKVDFRDAAGFGDYVKNTLVNWTPLLQQFAGKE; encoded by the coding sequence ATGAAGCACCTCCTCATCAAGCCGATGGTGGCCAGCCTCGCGCTTTGCCTGGGCACGGCCGCGTTCGCCGCCGACTATCCCAGCAATCCGGTCAGCCTGGTCGTCGGGTACGGCGCGGGCGGCGGCACCGACGTTTGCAATCGCGTGCTGGCCCAGGACGTGGGCAAGCGGATCGGCCAGACCCTGGTCATCGAGAACAAGCCCGGCGCAGGCTCATCGCTATCGGTCAGCTACATCACGCGTCAGCGCCCGGATGGCTATAGCATCGCCTCGCTGTCGACGGGAGGCGTGCTCAACCAGGTGCTGAATCCGGGCAATAAATACGATGTGGTCAAAGACCTCACGCCGATTGCGATGGTGGCGCAATACCAAGTGGGCCTTTTGGTGCGTGCCGACTCTCCGCACAAAAACCTGGCCGATCTGGTGGCGGCCGCCAAGCGCAAATCCCTGAGTTACAGCACGGCAGGCATCGGCACACCACAGCATCTGACGACCGAACGGCTCGGGCAGGCCATCGGCTCGCGGTGGGTGCACGTACCCTACAAAAGTGGCCCGGAAACCATCTCGGCGCTGATGCGCGGCGATGTGGATTTCATGGCGCAGACCGCTGAATGGGTGCCTTATGTGCGGGATGGCCGCCTGCGCCTGTTGGCGGTCTACACCGATGAGCGCATGCAGGGTTTTGATGCGCCGACGCTCAAAGAGCAGGGCTATGACCTGGTCGCGCCCAGTTTGTTGGGCATTTCAGGCCCGGCCGGCATGGACCCGGCCATCGTCAAGCGCCTGCAGGATGCTTTTCAGGGCGCCACGGCCACCCCCGAGTTTGCCCATTGCGCGGATCAGTTCGGCCTCAAGGTGGACTTTCGTGACGCCGCCGGCTTTGGCGATTATGTGAAAAATACACTGGTGAACTGGACCCCGTTGTTGCAACAATTTGCAGGCAAGGAATAA
- a CDS encoding SDR family oxidoreductase → MNSKRVLVTGASKGIGRAICERLTADGYAVVGVARTPPADLPAGMVFHAVDLADNEAVNRFLAGEAAQQPFYGLVNNVGMVPVGNLETVSAEALYRAVQLNIEVALRFTQALVPGMRAQGIGRVLNMASRAALGKTERSIYSMTKAGLIGMTRTWALELAPAGITVNAIAPGPIETDFFAGANDAERTRALLASIPVNRMGRPEDVAHAVAYFMDERCGFVTGQTHFVCGGMTVGNA, encoded by the coding sequence GTGAACAGCAAGCGCGTGCTGGTGACAGGCGCCAGCAAAGGAATTGGCCGTGCGATCTGCGAGCGGCTGACCGCCGACGGTTACGCAGTGGTCGGCGTGGCGCGCACCCCCCCCGCCGATTTGCCCGCAGGCATGGTTTTTCACGCCGTGGACCTGGCCGACAATGAGGCGGTAAACCGCTTTCTGGCCGGCGAGGCCGCGCAACAACCGTTTTATGGCCTGGTGAATAACGTAGGCATGGTGCCCGTGGGCAATCTGGAGACGGTCAGCGCCGAGGCGCTATACCGCGCCGTGCAGCTCAATATCGAAGTGGCCTTGCGCTTCACGCAGGCGCTGGTCCCCGGGATGCGCGCGCAAGGCATTGGCCGCGTGCTGAACATGGCCTCACGAGCCGCCCTGGGCAAGACCGAGCGCAGCATCTACAGCATGACCAAGGCCGGGCTGATCGGCATGACGCGCACCTGGGCGCTGGAGTTGGCCCCCGCCGGCATTACCGTCAATGCTATCGCGCCGGGCCCGATCGAAACCGATTTTTTCGCCGGCGCCAATGATGCCGAACGCACGCGTGCGCTACTGGCCAGCATCCCGGTTAACCGCATGGGCCGCCCCGAGGACGTGGCCCATGCGGTCGCCTACTTCATGGATGAGCGCTGCGGTTTCGTGACCGGACAGACGCATTTCGTTTGCGGCGGCATGACCGTCGGCAACGCCTGA
- a CDS encoding cyclase family protein, producing the protein MKRWKQRPAGSTWGDFGENDQLGRVNLLGQEQVLKGVQEVRQGKVFCLSLPLDLPGGMALNPRRKPPRLSGTERDGVPYMNFPMEKLDPSSIDVLSDDQVVMSLQYSTQWDALAHVGAYFDIDGSGTPRKVYYNGYEAGKDVLGAEDSGHGDCCGSGEQALGALKLGIEHFAVKGMQGRGVLVDFTRHYGRDRKLIGYRELMEVMEKDGVRVEAGDMLVLRTGFAEVVTEMAGKPDPEALHKACCVLDGADEDLLAWITESGISAICADNYAVEAYPAREREGKKSLLPLHHHCLFKLGLPLAELWYLKDLAEALHQEGRNRFLLTAPPLRLPGAVGSPVTPIATL; encoded by the coding sequence ATGAAACGCTGGAAACAACGGCCGGCAGGTTCCACCTGGGGAGACTTCGGCGAAAACGACCAACTGGGACGCGTCAATCTGCTAGGCCAGGAACAGGTCTTGAAGGGCGTGCAGGAAGTCCGGCAGGGCAAGGTGTTCTGCCTGTCTTTACCGCTGGATCTGCCCGGCGGCATGGCCTTGAACCCGCGCCGCAAACCGCCCCGCTTAAGCGGAACCGAGCGCGATGGCGTGCCGTATATGAACTTTCCGATGGAGAAACTCGATCCCTCCTCCATCGATGTGTTGAGCGACGATCAGGTCGTGATGTCGCTGCAGTATTCCACGCAATGGGATGCGCTGGCCCATGTCGGCGCCTATTTCGATATCGACGGCAGCGGCACACCACGCAAGGTCTATTACAACGGCTATGAAGCGGGCAAAGATGTGCTCGGTGCGGAGGACAGCGGCCATGGGGATTGTTGCGGCAGCGGCGAACAGGCGCTGGGCGCGCTCAAGCTGGGTATCGAACATTTCGCCGTCAAAGGCATGCAGGGACGCGGGGTGCTGGTCGATTTCACGCGTCATTACGGCCGCGACCGCAAGCTGATCGGCTATCGCGAGCTGATGGAGGTGATGGAAAAAGACGGCGTGCGGGTCGAGGCCGGCGACATGCTGGTGCTGCGCACCGGCTTTGCCGAAGTCGTCACCGAGATGGCGGGAAAACCAGACCCCGAAGCCCTGCACAAGGCCTGCTGCGTGCTGGATGGCGCCGACGAAGACTTGCTGGCCTGGATCACTGAAAGCGGCATCAGCGCCATCTGCGCAGACAATTACGCGGTCGAGGCCTACCCAGCGCGCGAGCGCGAGGGCAAGAAATCCCTCCTGCCGCTGCACCATCATTGTCTGTTCAAACTGGGACTGCCCCTGGCCGAACTCTGGTATCTGAAGGACCTGGCCGAAGCCTTGCATCAGGAAGGCCGCAACCGCTTTCTGCTGACTGCGCCGCCGCTGCGCCTGCCGGGCGCCGTCGGCTCTCCTGTCACGCCTATCGCCACCCTCTGA
- a CDS encoding AMP-binding protein: protein MDFYTLLQGHAAGRPAHIAFQDQDRVLDYAGLLAEVDRLAALMQEQGVRRGDRLALWMPNCIEWLVTFLACARLGVTVIAVNTRFREHEVGQLLARGRCTWMAMWPAFKGLPFVEILQGIDPEVLRGVRRIFAVGDNAALPAPLPAAVPFEAQAEHAGAISEPGQESDGALVYTTSGTTSAPKLVLHRQAGLIHHGHIAARAYGISADSVVLLASPMCGAFGFSTLLGGLTQGATLVSLAVFDAARTARQILEHGVTHTFANNEFLDLILKQAEGRSPAYPSLRYVGFASFSPAMDDLPERALQAGMPIAGLYGSSELQALVAGHTLDTDWRHRRVAGGTIASPEGRVRAVDSDSGAVLPHGAIGQIEIKAPSLMSEYLDNPEATRKAISDDGYFRTGDLGYTVHERLFIFQGRDGDHLRLGGFLVAPLEIEQFLEGLPGVAGAQVVGAQHEGKTVPVAFVRPQSGVQTDERAIIGACQSAMAKFKVPQRVIFVEDFPMVQSANSNKVQKHVLRQQAQAMLDGQ, encoded by the coding sequence ATGGATTTCTACACGCTGCTACAAGGCCATGCCGCAGGCAGGCCCGCCCACATCGCCTTCCAGGATCAAGACCGCGTGCTGGATTACGCCGGGCTGCTGGCCGAGGTAGACCGCCTCGCGGCGCTGATGCAAGAACAGGGCGTGCGCCGTGGCGACCGCCTAGCGCTGTGGATGCCCAATTGCATCGAATGGCTGGTGACCTTTCTGGCCTGCGCCCGCCTGGGCGTGACCGTCATCGCGGTCAACACGCGCTTTCGAGAACATGAGGTGGGCCAGCTACTGGCGCGAGGGCGCTGCACCTGGATGGCGATGTGGCCGGCCTTCAAGGGCCTGCCTTTCGTCGAGATTCTTCAAGGTATCGACCCAGAGGTGCTGCGAGGCGTGCGCCGTATTTTCGCCGTGGGCGACAACGCCGCGCTGCCCGCCCCACTGCCTGCTGCCGTGCCCTTCGAGGCCCAGGCCGAGCATGCAGGCGCGATCAGCGAGCCCGGCCAGGAAAGCGATGGGGCCCTGGTGTACACCACTTCGGGCACGACATCGGCGCCCAAGCTGGTTTTGCACCGCCAGGCAGGTCTCATCCACCATGGCCATATTGCTGCGCGCGCCTATGGCATCAGCGCCGATAGCGTCGTGCTGCTGGCCTCGCCGATGTGCGGCGCCTTCGGATTTTCCACCCTGCTGGGCGGACTGACGCAAGGCGCAACCCTGGTGTCGCTGGCGGTCTTTGACGCAGCGCGAACCGCGCGCCAGATCCTGGAGCATGGCGTCACCCACACCTTCGCCAACAACGAGTTCCTCGACCTGATCCTCAAGCAGGCCGAAGGCCGCAGCCCTGCCTACCCCTCGCTGCGCTACGTGGGGTTCGCAAGTTTCTCGCCCGCCATGGACGATTTGCCGGAACGCGCTTTGCAGGCCGGCATGCCCATCGCCGGCTTATACGGCTCCAGCGAGCTGCAAGCCCTGGTGGCCGGCCACACCCTTGACACCGACTGGCGGCACCGGCGCGTGGCGGGTGGCACCATCGCCTCACCCGAAGGCCGCGTGCGGGCAGTCGATTCCGACAGCGGCGCTGTACTGCCCCATGGTGCCATTGGCCAGATAGAGATCAAGGCGCCCAGCCTCATGTCGGAGTATCTGGACAACCCGGAAGCCACCCGCAAAGCCATCAGCGACGACGGCTATTTCCGCACCGGCGATCTGGGTTATACGGTGCACGAACGCCTGTTTATCTTCCAGGGCCGCGACGGCGACCATCTGCGGCTGGGCGGTTTTCTGGTTGCGCCGCTGGAGATCGAACAATTCCTTGAGGGCCTGCCCGGCGTGGCGGGGGCACAGGTAGTGGGCGCACAGCATGAGGGCAAGACCGTGCCGGTGGCTTTTGTGCGCCCGCAAAGCGGCGTGCAGACAGACGAGCGCGCTATCATTGGCGCCTGCCAGAGCGCCATGGCGAAATTCAAGGTTCCGCAACGCGTGATCTTCGTGGAGGACTTCCCCATGGTGCAAAGCGCCAATTCCAACAAGGTTCAAAAGCACGTGCTGCGCCAGCAAGCTCAAGCCATGCTGGACGGCCAATAG
- a CDS encoding GntR family transcriptional regulator: MAKPFLPNASEVLSRSKLPLYLQLAAEFRRNIAQGIWMPDQQIPSLEALMAQYQVARMTLRNAIGILEEEGYIRRGRGKGTFVQRNIPNVTELQIPSNWEETVALSDLLGTESIADGEHAIASLPDLGMKFSGQYAKAYRHLCRLHVKDGVPYCFSEVYLAEDLFKQHKAAFLKAAAASVIARIPGLKIHEARQKITISGAGIESARALNLNVDDSVAEVRRYACDKEKLIYYARLEFPTKFVKLEFDLCP, encoded by the coding sequence ATGGCCAAGCCCTTCCTGCCCAACGCTTCTGAGGTTCTCTCGCGGAGCAAGCTGCCGCTTTATCTGCAACTGGCGGCAGAATTCCGGCGCAATATCGCTCAAGGCATCTGGATGCCGGACCAGCAGATCCCGTCTCTGGAAGCGCTGATGGCCCAGTATCAAGTGGCCCGCATGACGCTGCGCAACGCCATCGGCATCCTGGAAGAAGAGGGCTACATCCGGCGCGGCCGGGGCAAGGGCACCTTTGTTCAACGCAATATTCCCAATGTGACGGAACTGCAAATTCCGTCCAACTGGGAAGAAACCGTAGCGCTGAGCGATCTGCTGGGCACAGAGAGCATCGCCGATGGCGAACACGCCATTGCCTCGCTGCCCGACCTGGGCATGAAATTCTCGGGGCAATACGCCAAGGCCTACCGGCATCTTTGCCGCCTGCACGTCAAAGATGGCGTGCCCTATTGCTTCAGCGAGGTTTATCTAGCCGAAGACCTATTCAAGCAGCACAAGGCTGCTTTTCTGAAGGCCGCGGCCGCATCGGTCATCGCCCGTATTCCAGGCCTGAAGATCCATGAAGCGCGGCAGAAGATCACCATCTCAGGTGCTGGCATCGAATCGGCGCGCGCCCTCAACCTGAACGTGGACGACAGCGTGGCCGAAGTGCGCCGCTACGCCTGCGACAAAGAAAAACTGATCTATTACGCCCGCCTGGAATTTCCCACCAAGTTCGTGAAGCTGGAGTTCGACCTCTGCCCTTGA
- a CDS encoding LysR family transcriptional regulator, which translates to MTRPNLMHAETLCWIARLGTFAAAAERMHATQPAISARMKELESALGYPLFERRGRRLELTLQARRFVERIAPLLREVEDLFNDTEAALLPAGTVRLGLGEVSMTWLGGLMPMLRRALPHVTYDIELDLGVKLRERLVAGTLDVALVANSRETAGLAYTPLGKVPMVWVCATSLLFTPEGRSRSLEELLRRETLWCVSKPSDFFAPAYNELRAAGADMSRLCSCNKVKGLIDAVTAGGGIALLPRTMVARQLQSGELALLPGGLAGQTLDFAIALHCNQSQPAVLALVAELLRLSRLSPIGSP; encoded by the coding sequence ATGACAAGACCCAATCTCATGCATGCGGAAACGCTGTGCTGGATTGCCCGCTTGGGCACTTTCGCGGCGGCGGCCGAGCGCATGCACGCGACGCAACCCGCCATCTCGGCGCGGATGAAGGAGCTGGAGAGCGCCCTGGGATATCCCCTGTTTGAGCGGCGTGGGCGTCGACTGGAACTGACGCTGCAGGCCCGGCGTTTCGTCGAGCGCATCGCGCCCCTGCTGCGCGAAGTGGAAGATCTGTTCAATGACACGGAGGCCGCCCTGTTGCCGGCCGGCACGGTGCGGCTGGGCCTGGGCGAGGTGTCCATGACCTGGTTGGGCGGTCTCATGCCCATGTTGCGCCGCGCGCTGCCTCATGTCACCTATGACATTGAGTTGGATCTCGGGGTCAAATTGCGCGAGCGGCTGGTGGCCGGTACGCTGGACGTGGCCCTGGTCGCCAATAGCCGCGAGACCGCCGGGCTGGCTTACACGCCCTTGGGCAAGGTGCCCATGGTCTGGGTGTGCGCGACGTCCCTGTTGTTCACGCCTGAGGGTCGTAGCCGCTCGCTGGAAGAACTCTTGCGCCGCGAGACCCTGTGGTGCGTGTCCAAGCCATCCGACTTCTTTGCGCCGGCCTACAACGAGCTGCGCGCTGCGGGCGCGGATATGAGCAGGTTGTGCTCGTGCAACAAGGTCAAGGGGCTGATCGACGCGGTGACAGCGGGCGGCGGTATCGCCCTCTTGCCGCGGACCATGGTGGCCCGTCAATTGCAATCAGGCGAGCTGGCACTGTTGCCCGGCGGTTTGGCCGGGCAGACCCTGGATTTTGCGATCGCCTTGCATTGCAACCAGTCTCAGCCCGCCGTGCTGGCCCTGGTCGCCGAATTGTTGCGCCTGTCACGCCTGTCGCCTATCGGCTCGCCCTGA
- a CDS encoding class II aldolase/adducin family protein codes for MNSLRERVSETEWQTREALAAAYQLAALHRMTDHIYTHISARIADEDGHFLLNAYGLTFDEVTASNLVKVNLAGDILLDQTGLGINQAGFVIHSAIHAHRHDAMCVMHTHTQAGVAVSAQASGLRMLSQQAMRFYGKLAYHDYEGVVLDMDEQERITRSLGAHNALILRNHGLLVCGESISDAFDQMYYLERACQIQIAAQSGGEALIEASDAVAARVAAQFDRPGRPSRDKHWPPLLRMLERLKPEYRQ; via the coding sequence ATGAATTCCCTACGCGAACGCGTTTCCGAAACCGAATGGCAGACCCGCGAAGCCTTGGCCGCCGCCTACCAGCTCGCCGCGCTGCATCGCATGACCGATCACATCTACACCCATATTTCGGCGCGCATTGCAGATGAGGACGGACATTTTTTGCTTAATGCCTACGGGCTGACCTTTGACGAAGTGACGGCCTCCAATCTCGTAAAGGTCAACCTGGCTGGCGATATTCTGCTGGACCAAACAGGCCTGGGTATCAACCAGGCGGGTTTTGTCATTCACAGCGCGATTCATGCGCACCGCCATGACGCCATGTGCGTGATGCACACCCATACCCAGGCCGGCGTGGCGGTGTCAGCCCAGGCAAGCGGTCTGCGCATGCTGTCGCAACAGGCAATGCGCTTTTACGGCAAGCTCGCCTATCACGATTACGAAGGCGTGGTGCTGGACATGGACGAGCAGGAGCGCATCACGCGCAGCCTGGGCGCGCACAATGCCTTGATTCTGCGCAACCATGGCCTGCTGGTGTGCGGCGAAAGCATCAGCGATGCCTTTGATCAGATGTACTACCTGGAGCGGGCCTGTCAGATTCAGATCGCGGCGCAGTCCGGCGGCGAAGCGCTCATCGAAGCATCCGACGCCGTAGCCGCCCGTGTGGCCGCACAGTTCGACCGGCCTGGCCGGCCCTCGCGCGACAAGCACTGGCCGCCCCTGCTGCGCATGCTTGAGCGGCTCAAGCCCGAGTACCGGCAATAG
- a CDS encoding ketopantoate reductase family protein has protein sequence MDRILIVGAGAVGSTLAWHLAGTRASVALLARGERAEILERQGLTLWRDGQDMGRRHLPILTQPQGSWDAILLCVKQYDLPQALRTFTALGDAPLIPLINGIPWWLLQRHPRLRGQSGWGEFYASFPAVALSRVLGSVVYIPARMRDAANVEQGGRDALALGEIDGPPRARTEALAATLNAGGLQCKVSQHIEADIWNKLLGNATFNPVSALANATMQQMLTHADLRQLCARLIAELMAVGAALGYQEAQGVEGRLRQAESAGHARTSMLQDASAGRPLESEALVGIVTRIAAHLHIPTPILDSIWALLHSRFPLPSGQPGS, from the coding sequence ATGGACCGCATACTCATTGTTGGCGCTGGCGCCGTCGGCAGCACGCTTGCCTGGCACTTGGCCGGCACGCGGGCCTCGGTGGCCTTGCTGGCGCGGGGCGAGCGCGCAGAGATTCTAGAACGACAGGGCCTGACGCTATGGCGCGACGGCCAAGACATGGGCAGGCGCCATCTGCCCATCCTGACTCAGCCCCAGGGCAGTTGGGACGCCATTCTCCTGTGCGTGAAACAGTACGACCTGCCCCAGGCGCTGCGCACCTTCACGGCGCTCGGCGATGCGCCGCTGATCCCGCTAATTAACGGCATACCCTGGTGGCTGTTGCAGCGCCACCCACGGCTGCGCGGGCAGAGCGGCTGGGGCGAGTTCTATGCCAGCTTTCCGGCCGTCGCCTTATCGCGCGTGCTTGGCTCGGTGGTCTATATCCCGGCGCGGATGCGCGACGCCGCCAATGTGGAGCAAGGCGGCCGGGACGCGCTGGCGCTGGGAGAGATCGACGGCCCACCCCGCGCACGCACCGAGGCACTGGCGGCTACGCTCAATGCGGGCGGGCTGCAATGCAAGGTAAGCCAGCATATCGAGGCCGACATCTGGAACAAGCTGCTCGGCAACGCCACCTTCAACCCGGTCAGCGCGCTGGCCAACGCCACGATGCAGCAAATGCTGACCCATGCGGATCTACGCCAGCTTTGCGCGCGTCTGATCGCCGAACTGATGGCGGTGGGCGCGGCGCTGGGTTATCAGGAGGCGCAGGGCGTGGAAGGCCGGCTGCGGCAGGCCGAATCAGCAGGCCATGCGCGCACCTCCATGCTGCAAGACGCCTCGGCCGGCCGGCCCCTGGAAAGCGAGGCGCTGGTGGGCATCGTCACACGCATCGCCGCCCATCTGCACATCCCGACCCCGATACTCGATAGCATCTGGGCTCTGTTGCACAGCCGCTTCCCTCTCCCAAGCGGCCAGCCAGGCTCATGA
- a CDS encoding tripartite tricarboxylate transporter substrate binding protein — protein MRLRWIKHTLLAAALALPMAAAHTANYPEKPINIIVPFSPGGVSDVMARLVAAKLQDDLKVPVIVVNKPGASTTIATNHVARSAPDGYTVLMAASTFAVAPALYKEKAGYDPEKDFRPLSLLAAVPHILVVTPSLPVDNVESLVKFLKTGDGKKTNYSSSGPGTSNHLEGELFSSNAGVRPNHIPYRGSVPALSAIAAGEVNFMFVDLAAAKSFMEGGKVKALAVTTAKRSPLLPQLPTVGESGLVNFSATPWLGFVVPADVPDQVVATLSTSLRRMAEDPKLKQRFFDMGLEPSFSTPEEFGAFMKQDRSKWEAVIKEAGTIALD, from the coding sequence GTGAGACTAAGATGGATTAAACACACGCTACTGGCTGCGGCGCTGGCCCTACCCATGGCGGCCGCGCATACGGCGAACTATCCCGAGAAACCCATCAATATCATCGTCCCGTTCTCACCCGGAGGCGTGAGCGATGTGATGGCGAGGCTGGTGGCCGCCAAGCTTCAAGATGACCTCAAGGTTCCTGTCATCGTGGTCAACAAGCCGGGCGCCAGCACAACCATCGCCACCAACCATGTGGCCCGCTCTGCTCCCGACGGCTACACGGTATTGATGGCGGCGTCGACCTTCGCTGTTGCGCCGGCGCTGTACAAAGAAAAAGCCGGCTACGATCCGGAGAAGGATTTCCGTCCGCTGTCCCTGCTGGCGGCGGTTCCGCATATTCTGGTGGTGACGCCCTCGCTGCCCGTCGATAATGTGGAATCCCTGGTCAAATTCCTGAAAACCGGCGATGGCAAAAAGACCAACTACAGCTCATCCGGACCCGGCACCTCTAACCATCTGGAAGGTGAACTCTTCTCTTCCAATGCCGGCGTGCGGCCTAATCACATCCCTTACCGGGGCAGCGTGCCGGCCTTGAGCGCGATTGCCGCGGGCGAAGTCAATTTCATGTTCGTCGATCTGGCGGCGGCCAAGTCCTTCATGGAAGGCGGCAAGGTGAAGGCGCTCGCCGTCACCACGGCCAAGCGCTCGCCGCTCTTGCCCCAATTGCCCACGGTCGGCGAATCAGGCCTGGTCAATTTCAGCGCTACGCCCTGGCTGGGATTCGTGGTGCCCGCCGACGTGCCCGATCAGGTTGTGGCGACACTGAGCACCTCATTGCGCCGCATGGCAGAAGATCCCAAGCTCAAACAGCGCTTCTTCGACATGGGCCTGGAACCGAGCTTCAGCACACCGGAGGAATTCGGCGCATTCATGAAACAGGATCGCAGCAAATGGGAGGCCGTCATCAAAGAAGCCGGCACCATCGCGCTGGACTGA